Below is a genomic region from Ancylomarina subtilis.
AACTGAAATCGTTACCGCCTGTAAAAAAGGCTTTTACCCCAAATCCAAAATCATCTCCATAACTTTTCACCCCAATTCCTGTAAAAAAACAAAGTATATTGATACTACACGATATTATCCCCCAATAAACCCCTAGTTTTATACTAAAATCAGTATTTATTCTATACTCGTACCTTTCAATGTATATTAAAAAAAGATAAAAGTAGAAAAGCTTAGATATCATATTTAATTCAAGGAAGATATTAGCCTCTCTTTCTAGCAGATACCATATAATACTCGCGATAAAAAAAAGAATAATATTAAGTGTTAAAACAAATTTATATGAGGTTAGGCGACTTTTTAAATAGGAATAAAAGAGAAAAATCATAACTACACCACGGAAAATAACACCGATTGGAGTATCAATACCAACAATATTTTGCAGATATCCATTAATCATATCTACTATAATGGATAGTATAATAACAACAAAAAATAAACACTCGTGATAATTCGTAAGTCGTTTTATTTTAAATCCCATTTTAGTCAGTAATATTATCTTGGTATAACTTAATAAAATCAATAATCTGCCTATTCCACGAGTAGACTAGTTGCAGTTTTGATTGAACCCCTTGTCCATTAAAATCACTACTTAATACGCGTCTTATTTTTTGAGCTAATTGTAAGTGAGACTCAATATTCGAATCAAAAGATTCTCCAATATATGTTTGTAATTGCTCTTTAAACTCGTCGATTACTTTATTAAAACCGATAACAGGGATACCCATTGCAAGAGCCTCTAAATATACTAATCCAAAGCTTTCACTTTTACTTGGCAAAACCATTATATTAGCTTCTGTATATAGTTTAAGGATTGACTCTATTGGTTGTCGATCAAATAGTTCTAAATCAAAATTCCATTTTTTACTTTTTACAAAATCGTGACCATTTTTGTTACAAACAATTTTAAGTATAACGGTTTTCTTTAGTACTTCGTCGTTTTCGATACTCTCTAATAAAATATCTAATCGTTTTATAGATAGAGAGTGTGTTAAGCCATTAAAGAAAATATTTTTTTTATTTGCATTACCTGTTTTTATAATGTCAGTTTCGTTTTTAAATAGTGTGAAATCAATAGGATTCGGTATTTTGACCAACTTTTTTAAATCACCCAATTTATAATCTAAATGGTAGTTGTAGGCATAATCCGAGATATAAATAATGTTTGTTGAACATTCAAAAGATTTTTTTAGCAGAGATAGATACCTTTTATTACTCTTAAGATTAGGTTTTTGCCAAAAACCGTGATCGGTTACAATTACATTACAATTAACACTCAATTGTTTTAATATAATTGGTGATACATTGGATAAAGAGTGTACATGTACAAAATCAATTTTATTTGTTTTAAGGTAATTTGAGAGAAATCTATAATAAAAAGAGGCAAATACAACGCTATTTAATGGTATGATAAATAGTATTTTCCTATTCTTAAGTAGAAGAAGTATAAATCCTACTATAACATTGAAAAGATATGCAATTTTACCACAACCTAAAACTTGTATTTTTTTAAATTGATGTGGTTTGCGAGGTTTATGATAACATAAATCTATTGAATATCCATTGTTAGTTAACGTTTGTACTAGGCCATGAATATGTGTTGCAATACCACCAGGTGTTTTCCCACCATATGCCATAGGCAAAGCCCCAATAATTAATCCCTTTTTCATATCAACCCTTTATGCGTTTAAGTATATCTCTCGTAACAAGCTCATTACTAACCGAAAAAGTATGAGTAGCAATTATGCCTTTTTGTAATTGGTCCGCAGTAATAATATCAATAATATCTTCTTTATATACACTTGAAGATAATTCAGTTATTTTTGCAATATTATAACCGTACCCATAGCATTTTGAACAATTTTGAGATACTCTAAATAACTCATTATCCTTCTCATATATATATCCTCCACATCTAGAATCTCTAACATCAACCTTTACAGGATTATTCTTTACTGGAGTCCAATTATTTGTTAATAAATCATCAGAATAATATATAGACAAATAAGAATCATAGCCATCACTAGTCAATTTTTTCTCTGAAGTAAAAAGCCACCACAGACCATCATGTTTTACAACACTAGTATCAGAAGCAAGAATTCCTTCCATTAAATTCATAGAAAATTCCCATTTATAAGGGAATTCAATACATTTATACAGTTCTATTGTTTCTGACTTTGCAGTCTCAGGAATCATAAAATATTGTCCATTATCTAAAAATACATAAGGGTATGAAAGATGATGCCCCTTATCTAATATGATTTCACTATCTGTAACTATTCCTTTCTCATCTACTTCCATTACAGAAAGATGAGCAAATCCTTTCTTATATATCAACTCTTCGACAAATAGGAAATACTTACCTGCCTCTTCAACTAGAAAAGGGTCGGCCCAAAAGCGATCCTTAGGCGGCACAAGTGTTATCCACTCGTCAATTGAATCTATTAGTTTATATTGTATTTGCCATTGTGTTTTATAAAATAGACTATCTATTGTTTTTGCAAATAGATTTTTCATTAATCTATAAAACAACTTACTAGTTGAAATATCATTACTAAGGTAAGATACACTATCTGTAACTAAATTACCAAGAGTGGATTTTATATATATAATTGTGAGAAGCTTGCTTAAAATCTCATGTCTTGTTCTAAATAAAAACAGATAATCAGGACGAGTTTTAAATTCGTACTCGTTTTCTATGCCAATTGCCTCTTTAAGGGTATATGAAACCGAAATAAAATTACGTTTATTAACAATAATGTCATTAAACCAATCTAATTCGTAGGCAAAGGGAATCCCATTAATCTTAATATTAAAAAGGCCCTTAGTAATACTTTTAGACTCTGAACTTAAATTCAAACAGAAACAATCGCTAGATATCTTATTAACGAAATGGCATTTTTTTGTGGTTCTGTTTAAGAAGCTCTCGTAAAAGTGTATAAAATTCAGACCCCAACTGCTACTATTAGTCGATTTCGTAATATTGCAAATAGTTGTAATGGGCAGCTTATTAATAGTAATTAATTTATTAAA
It encodes:
- a CDS encoding glycosyltransferase family 4 protein — encoded protein: MKKGLIIGALPMAYGGKTPGGIATHIHGLVQTLTNNGYSIDLCYHKPRKPHQFKKIQVLGCGKIAYLFNVIVGFILLLLKNRKILFIIPLNSVVFASFYYRFLSNYLKTNKIDFVHVHSLSNVSPIILKQLSVNCNVIVTDHGFWQKPNLKSNKRYLSLLKKSFECSTNIIYISDYAYNYHLDYKLGDLKKLVKIPNPIDFTLFKNETDIIKTGNANKKNIFFNGLTHSLSIKRLDILLESIENDEVLKKTVILKIVCNKNGHDFVKSKKWNFDLELFDRQPIESILKLYTEANIMVLPSKSESFGLVYLEALAMGIPVIGFNKVIDEFKEQLQTYIGESFDSNIESHLQLAQKIRRVLSSDFNGQGVQSKLQLVYSWNRQIIDFIKLYQDNITD
- a CDS encoding glucosamine inositolphosphorylceramide transferase family protein — encoded protein: MNISVIVNEDSLIQASHFNKLITINKLPITTICNITKSTNSSSWGLNFIHFYESFLNRTTKKCHFVNKISSDCFCLNLSSESKSITKGLFNIKINGIPFAYELDWFNDIIVNKRNFISVSYTLKEAIGIENEYEFKTRPDYLFLFRTRHEILSKLLTIIYIKSTLGNLVTDSVSYLSNDISTSKLFYRLMKNLFAKTIDSLFYKTQWQIQYKLIDSIDEWITLVPPKDRFWADPFLVEEAGKYFLFVEELIYKKGFAHLSVMEVDEKGIVTDSEIILDKGHHLSYPYVFLDNGQYFMIPETAKSETIELYKCIEFPYKWEFSMNLMEGILASDTSVVKHDGLWWLFTSEKKLTSDGYDSYLSIYYSDDLLTNNWTPVKNNPVKVDVRDSRCGGYIYEKDNELFRVSQNCSKCYGYGYNIAKITELSSSVYKEDIIDIITADQLQKGIIATHTFSVSNELVTRDILKRIKG